In Natronococcus occultus SP4, the following proteins share a genomic window:
- a CDS encoding uracil-DNA glycosylase, which translates to MPASNDDSGPVEPPFPDSRNVIEPGCRRCPALAENRNCISWGTGPLDADVLVVGEAPGSGNPDADRWKGGNWTGKAYTSRHSGRRIRRMLETVGYDEDAYYTNAVKCFPASEEPRSSTESGETASEDASASNREPTDEERANCRAHLVTEVETLEPDVVLATGKHATKSVLAAEGRVLDGFIDAVLEPVRCETLDTWLVPILHPSYQDVWIVRMGYEPEEYLAEIGATLEELVESGPDA; encoded by the coding sequence GTGCCAGCTTCGAACGACGACTCCGGACCAGTCGAGCCGCCGTTTCCCGACTCGAGAAACGTCATCGAGCCCGGCTGTCGGCGGTGTCCCGCCCTCGCGGAGAACCGCAACTGCATCTCGTGGGGAACGGGACCGCTCGACGCCGACGTGTTGGTCGTCGGGGAGGCACCCGGCTCCGGAAACCCCGACGCCGACCGCTGGAAGGGCGGCAACTGGACGGGCAAGGCCTACACCTCCCGTCACTCCGGCCGACGGATCCGACGGATGCTCGAGACGGTCGGCTACGACGAGGACGCCTACTACACGAACGCCGTGAAGTGTTTTCCCGCGAGCGAGGAGCCACGCTCCTCGACTGAAAGCGGTGAAACCGCGAGCGAGGACGCCTCGGCCAGCAACCGCGAGCCGACCGACGAGGAGCGGGCGAACTGCCGGGCCCACCTGGTGACCGAGGTCGAGACCCTCGAGCCCGACGTCGTCCTCGCGACGGGCAAACACGCGACGAAATCCGTGCTGGCGGCCGAGGGCCGGGTGCTCGACGGGTTCATCGACGCCGTCCTCGAGCCCGTTCGCTGCGAGACCCTCGACACCTGGCTCGTTCCGATCCTCCACCCGTCCTATCAGGACGTCTGGATCGTCCGTATGGGGTACGAGCCCGAGGAGTATCTCGCCGAAATCGGCGCGACGCTCGAGGAACTCGTCGAGAGCGGCCCCGACGCCTAA
- a CDS encoding Rieske (2Fe-2S) protein — protein sequence MAVRHRLTSVETVLEDGSWLFTVRDGRGDEEEVILVPCHDDDREPVEAWINRCTHEDQRLHREDVGAVIRDGEIVCPKHGSMFETCSGYCDNGEAADTTLVDVEIAVEDGAVYLTDDDVSFLREGGTSDDDGDEGPSSSSHIQF from the coding sequence ATGGCGGTTCGCCACCGACTGACGAGCGTCGAAACGGTTCTCGAAGACGGCTCCTGGCTGTTTACGGTGCGGGACGGTCGGGGCGACGAGGAAGAAGTAATCCTCGTCCCCTGTCACGACGACGACCGCGAGCCCGTCGAGGCGTGGATCAACCGGTGTACCCACGAGGACCAGCGACTCCACCGCGAGGACGTCGGCGCCGTGATCCGCGACGGGGAGATCGTCTGCCCGAAACACGGCTCGATGTTCGAGACCTGCTCGGGTTACTGCGACAACGGGGAGGCGGCGGACACGACGCTGGTCGACGTCGAGATCGCCGTCGAGGACGGAGCGGTGTATCTAACCGACGACGACGTCAGCTTCCTCCGGGAGGGCGGGACGAGCGACGACGACGGCGACGAGGGGCCGAGCTCGAGCTCCCACATCCAGTTCTAG